Proteins encoded within one genomic window of Glycine soja cultivar W05 chromosome 1, ASM419377v2, whole genome shotgun sequence:
- the LOC114424061 gene encoding ACT domain-containing protein ACR8-like yields the protein MEWPACTDEYEKLIIRMNTPRVVIDNSVFSSATLVKVDSARRHGILLDAVEVLADLNLSIKKAYISADGKWFMDVFHVTDQNGNKIIDESVLKYIEQSLGNIHYGRTNLSNGLTALELTGTDRVGLLSEVFAVLADLQCDVVESKVWTHNGRIASLIYVKDSSSGSAIEDSQKINKIELRLRNVLKGDNDIRSAKISFSMAVMHTERRLHQLMFVDRDYERAPILKLTSDNASVTVQNWEGRGYSVVNVQCKDRTKLLFDIVCNLTDMEYVVFHATINTDGDRAYLEFYIRHKDGTPISSEPERQRVIQCLKAAVERRASEGVRLELCTEDRQGLLAEVVRTFRENGLNVTRAEISTIGNMAKNIFYVTDAIGNPADSKIIESVRQKIGLSNLEVKELPLINHQEAEREDQAVGMGGAVLLSIGSLVRRNLYHLGLIKSCS from the exons ATGGAGTGGCCTGCGTGTACGGACGAATACGAAAAGCTCATAATTCGGATGAACACTCCCAG GGTTGTCATTGACAATTCCGTTTTCTCCTCAGCTACGCTAGTCAAG GTTGACAGCGCCAGAAGGCATGGTATTCTATTGGATGCTGTAGAAGTGCTAGCTGACCTGAACCTTTCAATTAAGAAAGCGTATATTTCTGCTGATGGCAAGTGGTTCATGGATG TTTTTCATGTCACCGATCAAAATGGAAACAAGATAATCGACGAgagtgttttaaaatatattgaacag TCACTTGGGAACATTCACTATGGAAGAACCAACCTCTCTAACGGTCTCACTGCGTTGGAATTAACAGGAACTGACCGAGTTGGTCTTTTATCGGAAGTGTTTGCTGTACTGGCTGATCTTCAATGTGATGTGGTTGAGTCTAAGGTTTGGACACACAATGGCCGTATTGCCTCCTTAATCTATGTAAAAGATTCTAGTTCTGGGTCTGCTATTGAGGACTCTCAGAAAATTAATAAGATTGAATTGCGCTTAAGAAATGTTTTGAAGGGAGACAATGACATTAGAAGTGCAAAAATTTCTTTCTCTATGGCCGTGATGCACACTGAAAGAAGGCTACATCAGTTGATGTTTGTTGACCGTGATTATGAAAGGGCTCCTATTCTTAAATTGACTTCCGATAACGCATCGGTGACAGTCCAGAATTGGGAAGGAAGGGGTTATTCAGTCGTGAATGTTCAGTGCAAAGATCGAACCAAGCTATTATTTGACATTGTATGCAATTTGACAGACATGGAATATGTTGTATTCCATGCAACTATTAACACTGATGGTGACCGAGCTTACTTG GAATTTTATATAAGACACAAGGATGGGACTCCAATTAGTTCAGAACCAGAACGTCAACGTGTAATTCAATGCTTAAAAGCTGCTGTAGAGAGAAGGGCATCTGAG GGTGTTCGATTAGAGTTATGCACAGAAGACAGGCAGGGGCTTCTAGCAGAAGTGGTGAGAACATTCCGAGAGAATGGGCTCAATGTGACCAGGGCTGAGATATCTACCATAGGGAATATGgctaaaaatatattctatgTAACGGATGCGATTGGAAATCCAGCTGATTCCAAAATTATCGAATCTGTTAGGCAGAAAATTGGGTTAAGCAATTTAGAGGTGAAGGAGTTGCCATTGATAAATCATCAGGAGGCAGAGAGAGAGGATCAAGCGGTTGGAATGGGTGGGGCAGTGTTGTTGTCCATTGGGAGCCTTGTGAGAAGGAATCTGTACCATTTGGGACTAATCAAATCCTGTTCTTAA